A region of Zeugodacus cucurbitae isolate PBARC_wt_2022May chromosome 5, idZeuCucr1.2, whole genome shotgun sequence DNA encodes the following proteins:
- the LOC105212236 gene encoding achaete-scute complex protein T8, translated as MALSILSYNLPQGLKMSNNNSNQSNNNKSGGGSNVCASSPTGDENAPNNGRTTISLGKSFSRITMQNVLSESSGNVLNISNNSNVNTIVRKIKDFGMYASVNNAGALSTTMTGRKRTASEASKGKASAKPNDNKAEKAKVPNKRPKLANKDENAREKPPKAVVTKAAAAAATNPPNRPKPQTPGVKKPAGTPGRKGLPLQQAVARRNARERNRVKQVNNGFAALRERIPEEVAEAFEAQGNGRGTMKKLSKVETLRMAVEYIRNLEHLLGFDFPIGSDRGLSVMHGGSSSDDSFTFIKDEFDALSPPLDDTNFDDSLSNYDVDEYLNSTDFGNNQMISQPEVGATDADAYEMDLLPNLTTINGMQYMRIAGTNTYQLLTPDALFTMGNAPHSPPNSSLDDESFRTLIDTNCLSPVATTSSPHISPSSATSINAAPAASAAAVVGAAAALQQRQRTAEDLVDECVNVAVAASTLSRSPVQSSPTQRAILHQQQQQQAQQQYQSPQTPTQGSTNLSPADNDALLLQQTCATTASANADEVDGNECRTASERQRFAVALTTPTTLSMPSPHAIKQEFNDTLTDFVPSNAVSSSKHMSAGGAMVFQQQHQQQQQLQHSLLLSHAPLSAMSPPLDRCRSSVAPSSQIVTTTTTTSPTLLYVPSGATTPTTPGLPSFYDNDAASAFYDTAHMSFKKEYQDALLDAAPTTNACDVISGLPDENIIEVLDWWEAHTPKSDGGVTLL; from the coding sequence ATGGCGCTGAGTATACTCAGCTACAATCTGCCGCAAGGCTTAAagatgagcaacaacaacagcaaccagagcaacaataacaagagtGGCGGCGGCAGCAATGTCTGTGCCAGTTCGCCCACTGGTGATGAGAATGCCCCCAACAATGGACGCACAACCATCAGCCTTGGCAAGTCCTTCAGTCGCATCACCATGCAAAATGTATTGAGTGAGAGTAGCGGTAATGTGTTGAATATCAGCAATAACAGCAATGTTAATACGATCGTGCGGAAGATCAAAGATTTCGGCATGTATGCGAGCGTGAATAATGCGGGCGCGTTGAGCACCACCATGACTGGACGCAAGCGCACTGCCAGCGAGGCATCCAAAGGCAAGGCAAGCGCTAAACCAAATGACAACAAAGCGGAAAAGGCCAAGGTACCCAATAAGCGCCCAAAGTTGGCGAATAAAGATGAGAATGCGCGTGAAAAGCCACCAAAAGCGGTAGTGAcaaaggcagcagcagcagccgccacAAATCCTCCCAACCGTCCGAAACCGCAGACGCCTGGTGTGAAGAAACCCGCGGGCACACCCGGACGCAAAGGCTTGCCGCTACAACAGGCGGTGGCACGGCGTAATGCGCGTGAGCGTAATCGCGTTAAGCAAGTGAATAACGGTTTTGCCGCATTACGTGAACGCATACCCGAGGAGGTGGCCGAGGCTTTTGAGGCGCAAGGCAATGGACGTGGCACGATGAAGAAGCTCAGCAAGGTGGAGACACTGCGCATGGCGGTCGAGTATATACGTAATTTGGAACATCTGCTCGGCTTTGACTTCCCCATCGGTAGCGATCGTGGGCTGTCGGTCATGCATGGTGGTTCGTCGAGTGATGATAGCTTTACTTTCATTAAAGACGAATTCGATGCGCTCTCACCGCCTTTGGATGACACCAATTTTGATGATTCTCTCAGCAACTATGATGTCGATGAATATTTGAATAGCACCGACTTTGGCAATAATCAAATGATCTCACAACCAGAGGTTGGCGCTACCGATGCGGACGCCTACGAAATGGATCTACTACCGAATCTAACAACTATTAACGGCATGCAATATATGCGCATAGCCGGCACCAATACCTATCAGCTGCTCACGCCGGACGCACTCTTCACCATGGGCAATGCACCGCATTCGCCGCCAAACTCGAGTCTCGATGATGAGTCCTTTCGGACCTTAATCGACACTAATTGCCTAAGTCCTGTGGCAACAACATCATCGCCGCATATTTCGCCATCATCTGCAACGTCAATTAACGCTGCACCTGCCGCAAGTGCAGCGGCGGTGGTAGGCGCGGCAGCCGCATTACAACAACGCCAGCGCACGGCTGAGGACCTGGTCGACGAGTGTGTAAATGTAGCCGTTGCTGCCAGCACATTATCGCGATCGCCGGTGCAATCATCCCCAACGCAGCGCGCAATAttacatcagcagcaacaacaacaagcgcaacaacaatatcagTCACCACAAACACCAACGCAAGGGTCGACCAACTTATCACCTGCCGATAATGATGCACTTTTATTACAACAGACGTGTGCCACAACGGCGAGTGCCAACGCCGATGAAGTCGATGGTAATGAGTGCCGCACTGCCAGCGAACGCCAACGGTTCGCTGTGGCATTGACAACCCCTACAACGTTGTCCATGCCATCGCCGCACGCGATTAAACAGGAATTTAATGATACATTAACCGACTTTGTCCCCTCCAATGCGGTGTCTTCGTCAAAGCATATGTCCGCGGGCGGTGCAATGGtattccaacaacaacaccaacagcaacagcaattgcaACACAGTTTATTACTTAGTCACGCGCCTTTGTCCGCAATGTCGCCACCTTTGGACCGTTGTCGATCAAGTGTCGCGCCATCGTCACAAAtagtaacaactacaacaacaacatcgccaACTTTGTTGTATGTGCCCAGCGGTGCAACTACCCCAACAACACCGGGCCTGCCATCATTCTACGATAACGACGCGGCGAGTGCTTTCTATGACACCGCGCACATGTCCTTCAAGAAGGAATACCAGGACGCTCTACTCGATGCGgcgccaacaacaaatgcgtgTGACGTTATAAGCGGCCTGCCCGACGAGAATATCATCGAGGTGTTGGACTGGTGGGAAGCACATACACCAAAATCGGATGGTGGCGTGACATTGTTGTAG